Genomic segment of Desulfurellaceae bacterium:
GAAGGACGGGCTGATGTATAAACGGCCGTGAGCCGCGTTCAGCCGAGCAACACCATCCCGATGCCGACCAGGACGATGAACACCCCGGGCAGCTGACGCAGCACCTCGCGTTCTCGCCACACCAGCAGGGCCAGGATCAGGGCCAGGACGGCCTCGATCTGGCCGACGGCTTTTGAATAGGCGACCAGCGTCAGGGCGTAGGCCCAGAACCAGCACAGGCTGCCGCTGAAGGACACCGCGCCGATCATCGCCATGCGGCGCCAGTGGCTGGACACGAGCCGGAATTCCTGGGGGCGGGTGAGGACGAGAGTCACGGTCAGGATCACGACCTCCATCCAGGTGGTGTGAAACAGGGTGTGAACGGCCGGGGTGAAACGCTCGCTGCCCACGCTTGGGTTGGCCAGCACGAACTGGGCGCTGGCGCTCTTGAGCATGAAGCTGGCCAGGACCAGCAGGACGGCGCACAACAGGGCCAGCAGCGGCCCGCTGCTCAGATGGAAGGCTCGCCGCCAGCCCTGGGGACCGCCTTGGCGGCCGAGGTTCATCAGCACGACGCCGGCTCCGCACAGCACGACCCCGACCCAGCCCAGCGAACTCGGGGCTTCGGCAAAAAAGAGCACCCCGACCAGTGCGGTGAACACCACTTCGAGTTTGTGCAGGACGATCGTCTCGGCAAAATTGGCGTGTCTGAAGGCCGACACCAGCGCGATATTGCCCAGCAGTTGGGCCACTGCGGTGA
This window contains:
- a CDS encoding EamA family transporter yields the protein MTWIELSLAGGCLQTARNALSKSLVGQISPTLNSWSRFAFNLPLSTLLMLSLLVWVGVPRLSPPFFAYCAVTAVAQLLGNIALVSAFRHANFAETIVLHKLEVVFTALVGVLFFAEAPSSLGWVGVVLCGAGVVLMNLGRQGGPQGWRRAFHLSSGPLLALLCAVLLVLASFMLKSASAQFVLANPSVGSERFTPAVHTLFHTTWMEVVILTVTLVLTRPQEFRLVSSHWRRMAMIGAVSFSGSLCWFWAYALTLVAYSKAVGQIEAVLALILALLVWREREVLRQLPGVFIVLVGIGMVLLG